A portion of the Neorhodopirellula lusitana genome contains these proteins:
- the mgtE gene encoding magnesium transporter → MVNTLFLPELREMLAFGQEAELQEFCVALNAGRTAEFMEGLTDKEMWQVLQYASPDRRAEIFGYFDEERQLAMLVAEPAEETSLLIEEIPEDDRVDLIQELPVEIVDQILPLLPAVDRRNIERLRSYPEGTAGALMTTEVAKLAEKLTVREALDELSRQASDLETIYYLYVVDDNNLLRGIVSTRQLVSALKEPTRTLGEMMETDVVVALTGEDQESVAEKVERFNLLAIPVIDSGRQMLGIITHDDVIDVVREELTEDAQRIAAVAPLEDDFLRIQLGLLAYKRGIWLTILFFAALLTAFALRMYEAELEIYAWLVCFIPLIISSGGNSGSQSATLVITAMTGGEVVPADLPKVFVREVFVSLMLGSFLSLIGFLVALFLAPSAWDALVIPITLLSVIVCGCLCGVVLPMMFKRLGLDPALMSNPFVAGIVDILGIVIYINVARVMLS, encoded by the coding sequence TTGGTGAACACTTTATTCCTGCCTGAACTCCGTGAGATGCTCGCTTTTGGCCAAGAAGCTGAGTTGCAAGAATTTTGTGTCGCCTTGAATGCGGGGCGAACGGCTGAGTTCATGGAGGGGCTGACGGACAAGGAAATGTGGCAGGTTTTACAGTATGCCTCGCCAGATCGCCGTGCCGAGATCTTTGGATACTTTGACGAAGAGCGGCAACTTGCGATGTTGGTTGCCGAGCCGGCCGAAGAAACATCGCTGTTGATCGAAGAGATTCCCGAGGATGACCGGGTCGACTTGATTCAGGAATTGCCGGTCGAAATCGTCGATCAGATTTTGCCGCTGTTGCCAGCGGTTGACCGTCGCAACATTGAGCGTTTGCGGTCCTATCCCGAAGGCACTGCCGGTGCGTTGATGACCACCGAGGTCGCCAAGCTGGCTGAGAAATTGACGGTCCGCGAAGCACTCGACGAATTGAGCCGCCAGGCCAGTGACCTGGAAACGATCTATTACCTCTATGTCGTCGACGACAACAACTTGTTGCGTGGGATTGTGTCGACGCGGCAGTTGGTTTCCGCACTGAAGGAACCGACCCGAACGCTCGGTGAGATGATGGAAACCGACGTTGTCGTTGCGTTGACGGGGGAAGACCAAGAGTCGGTTGCCGAAAAGGTGGAACGGTTCAACTTGCTTGCCATTCCTGTGATCGACTCGGGGCGTCAAATGCTAGGCATTATCACGCACGACGATGTGATTGATGTCGTGCGTGAAGAGCTTACTGAGGACGCTCAGCGGATTGCCGCGGTTGCCCCGCTGGAAGATGACTTCTTGCGAATCCAATTGGGACTGCTCGCATACAAGCGTGGGATTTGGTTAACGATTCTATTCTTTGCAGCGTTGCTGACCGCGTTTGCCTTGCGAATGTATGAAGCGGAACTGGAAATCTATGCATGGCTGGTGTGCTTCATTCCGCTGATCATCAGTTCGGGTGGAAACTCAGGAAGTCAGTCAGCAACCTTGGTGATCACGGCGATGACCGGCGGTGAGGTCGTGCCGGCTGATTTGCCGAAGGTGTTTGTTCGCGAAGTATTCGTATCGCTGATGTTGGGTAGTTTCTTGTCGCTGATCGGTTTCTTGGTGGCGCTGTTCCTTGCCCCGAGTGCATGGGACGCGTTGGTCATCCCGATCACGCTTTTGTCTGTGATTGTTTGCGGATGTCTGTGTGGCGTTGTATTGCCAATGATGTTCAAGCGATTGGGACTGGATCCCGCTTTGATGAGTAATCCGTTTGTAGCGGGGATCGTCGACA
- a CDS encoding DUF1559 domain-containing protein, with product MLSVHSRRCRSAFTLVELLVVIAIIGVLVGLLLPAVQAAREAMRRASCQNNLHQIGLGLHNYHAAFGKFPPGAIEVRPQVANGKQYAWSAFILPHLEQAALAERIDFNRPFDDPANLDAAAESVAAYICPSTPRSEPRINGMGVTDYGGIYGERIVSRNDPPNGMMLHDQALGFRDILDGSSNTVMIAEDAAFPDGQWINGRNLFDQAFGINQAPVFENDMRSFHPTGVMSLRCDGSTYFLTEHIDLEILAAFCTRNGHETNHLE from the coding sequence ATGCTTTCAGTGCACTCTCGTCGCTGTCGATCCGCCTTCACTTTAGTGGAGCTGTTGGTCGTGATCGCAATCATCGGTGTCCTGGTTGGTCTGCTCTTACCAGCTGTCCAAGCAGCCCGAGAAGCGATGCGCCGCGCGTCGTGTCAAAACAATCTGCACCAGATCGGGCTTGGCCTCCACAACTATCATGCCGCGTTCGGGAAGTTCCCGCCCGGCGCGATCGAAGTGCGTCCCCAAGTCGCCAACGGAAAACAGTACGCCTGGTCGGCTTTCATCCTGCCGCATCTTGAACAGGCGGCACTGGCGGAACGAATCGATTTCAATCGTCCGTTCGACGACCCTGCCAACCTGGACGCAGCCGCCGAGTCGGTGGCCGCCTACATCTGCCCTTCCACGCCGCGATCCGAACCTCGGATCAACGGCATGGGCGTGACCGATTATGGCGGCATCTACGGGGAACGAATTGTCTCGAGAAACGATCCGCCCAACGGCATGATGCTGCACGATCAAGCGTTGGGCTTTCGAGACATTCTCGATGGCAGTTCCAACACCGTGATGATCGCCGAAGACGCTGCCTTCCCCGACGGCCAGTGGATCAACGGGCGAAATCTGTTCGACCAAGCCTTTGGCATCAACCAAGCCCCCGTGTTTGAAAACGACATGCGTAGTTTTCATCCGACGGGTGTGATGTCTCTTCGATGTGATGGATCGACTTACTTTTTGACGGAACACATCGACCTCGAAATTCTAGCGGCCTTTTGCACTCGCAACGGGCATGAAACCAATCACCTTGAATGA
- a CDS encoding DUF4465 domain-containing protein — protein MNKRLQNRQAKTRRPTASRRLLVQSLEDRRLLAAGPYAPAAGQVGSTAIDKDDSAIVGWATSVTEYLPGDNLLETWKTTSNALGPAEGVSGSIVSLGSGGSLTLSFDTPIRDGLGADFAVFENSFSDTFLELGFVEVSSDGVNFFRFDSDSLTSSSVGAFGSVDPTNLNNLAGKYRGGFGTPFDLSELSDESGLDLTAITHVRLIDIIGDGVTQDTSGDPIYDPTPTAQSAGLDVDGVAVLHAATTGETTTDFETLGGSLGGATFSNNAGGSFTEDDISLNNNYTNFGTFDTWTGWAISQQTDTVTPGYLNQYSAITGAGHEDSPTYAVGFFDVADSNPAPPPTITLDPASNSQFDSLYVTNTTYAYLSILHGDSFAAPFGGEFGNEPDLFQLIVTGLDANGSAVGNVTVDLADYRFDDNTQDTIIDKWTYVDVSSLVDARSLQFSMTSTGMNAFGITTPAYFAVDDVTLVTPTVPLDLEQSTTQENQSVTARVSRPTTDTSLPMEISLSGNGTDQVSFPETVTIPAGSSYVEFEITPNNDSVFSPDRILNIEATVDHLLPTTSTLTIQDDEVLGLAFDATVINVTEGSGEQVSLVLTRNDADVSDALTVSITHDATSLLSVPSVAIFAAGSREATLVVGVLDDAQLVGDVTVGITATNTGHASGTINVNIAEDDTAALQVSPALVQLSEDSPQTTATITVSRNTANVDEAVTVTLASLNGGPLTLPASVEIPAGATSVDFEVGVDDDGLENTLLTYEVQVSGTGFASSTFQIEVADNDEATLNVLALDGNGDPITSIDENASFDILVRRSGVATDQSQTIDITGLLDGQSSDLFTGPTTITIPSGQTEATATYQVAGDNVAAFNSTLTITASAASIESATTTLTVNNTDLGNLQISFNGESLSESNALVTADFESLGRGLLVGEYDNNAGTSGQFQDNSLSFQNSFSNAFGFDSWSGFSISRATDSTTPGYFNQYSAFPGMGADGTSTYGIAFASSAVQVNRPESSAPFSSLDITNTTYAALSMRDGDSFAKQFGGESGNDEDFFLLTIDGLDADGDSIGQVEFYMADYRFADNSLDYIIDQWTSVDVSSIGDAVTLSMQLSSSDNGTYGMNTPGYFAIDNVALAPTTSQPSLTITRVDSDNTEALEVTLGEDSNQVGLPTTVTIQPGQSSVTVPLDWSQDQLARATELMTVTAMASGFNATQNSIDLVDDTLAALTVSVSDDTLEESTGTQTIGFEDTGANFAAESFNNGSDQRGGFESGSLMFPTSYNPTWGNWSGWAASNVTDVTTAGYGNQFAAYANIDGATPGGGADGSSTFAIGGGSPTLSLPTSLEGAQFESISITNTTYTALSMLQGDSFAKKFGGETGDDPDFLLLTITGFDTDNTQVATQEFYLADYRFDDNSLDYIVDDWTTVDLSSMADASQLQFSLTSSDVGQWGMNTPAFFAIDNLVVNRDPAATPSVTIHRNTADLSEELTVALAVDAPELATIPSTVTFPAGVDRVRVPITVIDDTLYQLDSQISVTATPVEPSTLLASSVSLTILNDDLPSILVEGSQDNFDLNETESADVFTVQLQAQPESDVVVTITNAATDSDIATGQIEITTTQLTFTPDNWDQPQTVTMTGLIDLALEPTQVIPIALSSDSDAFSDAMAWVSLQDYQPSELELFVDAGITKLRDSETGIVFGEFDNSGDVTVNLNDAAQQLTLNSLTGNRGLIEINVGGGDDTVIASTSDFTLIDGGDGSDTLVIAPTDLAEDESINLVEWLRHRAVHFETIVLGSADSTSNDSTRFELNADELSEWFGDTPPQLVTSANQVLGLSGDWQLGLPTLEDGLLTGHLTSGGIDVSVSTQNPWQNFLLRADVDASGEVVALDALMVINRINSGEPAELPTPQTVDEVLGHFYDVSGDGYVTPTDALQVINYLYQLQTEGESLAGAAAVNGLVVGEIQTVSTAATTRSQAQSDGNNPRTEPAVTAQFESTKVVGQSEQTSELTQSTTLTITPSDSDSVLAEWDALEDESFPQGGLSL, from the coding sequence ATGAACAAGCGTCTCCAAAACCGTCAAGCGAAAACTCGTCGTCCTACCGCGTCGCGTCGCTTACTGGTGCAATCGCTCGAAGATCGCCGACTGCTCGCCGCGGGTCCTTATGCACCCGCCGCAGGCCAAGTGGGCTCCACCGCGATCGACAAAGACGACTCCGCGATCGTCGGCTGGGCGACGTCCGTCACCGAATACCTCCCCGGCGACAACCTGCTTGAAACCTGGAAAACGACCAGCAACGCACTCGGCCCAGCCGAAGGCGTCTCCGGCAGCATCGTGTCGCTGGGCAGTGGTGGGTCACTCACACTTTCGTTTGACACGCCTATCCGAGATGGCTTGGGCGCGGACTTCGCTGTCTTCGAAAATTCGTTCTCCGATACTTTCCTAGAATTGGGATTCGTGGAAGTCTCCTCCGATGGCGTGAACTTCTTTCGCTTTGACTCGGATTCCCTGACCAGTTCATCCGTTGGCGCGTTTGGAAGCGTGGATCCCACCAACCTGAACAACCTGGCCGGAAAGTATCGCGGTGGTTTCGGGACTCCGTTTGACTTGAGCGAACTCAGCGACGAAAGCGGCCTCGACCTTACCGCGATCACGCACGTTCGGTTGATCGATATCATTGGCGATGGTGTTACCCAAGACACCAGCGGTGACCCCATCTACGACCCAACACCAACGGCTCAGTCTGCGGGTTTGGATGTCGATGGAGTTGCCGTCCTTCACGCCGCCACCACTGGCGAAACCACAACAGATTTCGAAACGCTTGGCGGCTCACTTGGCGGTGCAACGTTCTCGAATAACGCTGGAGGCAGCTTCACCGAAGATGACATTTCACTCAACAACAACTACACCAACTTCGGCACGTTCGACACCTGGACCGGTTGGGCGATCTCACAACAAACCGACACCGTCACGCCTGGTTATCTGAATCAGTACAGCGCCATCACGGGTGCTGGACACGAAGACTCACCCACCTACGCGGTCGGGTTCTTTGACGTAGCCGATTCCAATCCGGCTCCACCACCAACGATCACTCTCGACCCAGCAAGCAACTCTCAGTTCGACTCGCTCTACGTCACGAACACGACCTACGCGTACCTCTCGATACTCCACGGCGACAGTTTTGCTGCTCCGTTTGGCGGCGAATTCGGCAACGAGCCTGACTTGTTCCAGTTGATCGTCACTGGCTTGGATGCAAACGGATCCGCCGTCGGAAACGTGACCGTTGACCTTGCCGACTATCGCTTCGACGACAACACCCAAGACACCATCATTGACAAATGGACGTATGTGGATGTTTCGAGCCTCGTTGATGCTCGCTCGCTCCAGTTCAGCATGACATCAACGGGCATGAACGCGTTTGGCATCACGACGCCAGCCTACTTCGCCGTCGACGATGTCACTTTGGTGACGCCAACCGTGCCACTGGATTTAGAACAGTCCACCACGCAAGAAAACCAGTCCGTGACCGCGAGAGTCTCGCGACCAACGACGGACACGTCCTTGCCAATGGAAATCAGTCTTTCGGGCAACGGAACCGACCAAGTCAGCTTCCCGGAAACCGTGACGATTCCGGCGGGGAGTTCCTATGTCGAGTTCGAAATCACACCAAACAACGACAGTGTGTTTTCGCCTGATCGGATTCTCAACATCGAGGCAACAGTCGACCATTTGCTGCCGACGACATCGACACTGACCATCCAAGACGACGAAGTGCTTGGGCTGGCTTTCGACGCGACGGTCATCAATGTCACCGAAGGCTCTGGTGAACAAGTCTCGTTGGTTCTGACTCGCAACGATGCCGACGTCAGCGATGCGTTAACCGTATCGATTACTCACGATGCCACATCGCTACTGAGCGTGCCAAGTGTCGCCATCTTTGCGGCTGGTTCGCGTGAAGCGACCCTCGTCGTCGGAGTCCTAGACGATGCTCAACTCGTGGGCGACGTCACCGTGGGCATCACCGCCACCAACACGGGCCACGCCTCGGGCACCATCAATGTCAACATCGCCGAAGACGACACCGCCGCCCTGCAAGTGTCCCCCGCCCTGGTGCAATTGAGCGAGGACTCACCGCAAACGACCGCCACGATCACCGTCAGCCGTAACACCGCCAACGTCGATGAAGCTGTCACAGTCACACTCGCATCGCTCAATGGCGGCCCACTGACCTTGCCAGCCTCCGTTGAGATACCAGCGGGTGCGACCAGCGTCGATTTCGAAGTCGGAGTTGACGATGACGGCTTGGAAAACACCCTGTTGACTTACGAAGTTCAAGTAAGCGGAACCGGCTTCGCATCGTCAACCTTCCAAATCGAAGTCGCTGACAACGATGAGGCTACCCTCAATGTCCTTGCCCTGGACGGCAACGGAGATCCAATCACATCCATTGATGAAAACGCATCCTTTGACATCCTGGTCCGACGCAGTGGCGTCGCCACCGACCAATCTCAAACGATTGACATCACTGGCTTGCTAGACGGTCAATCCAGCGACCTCTTCACCGGCCCGACGACCATCACCATCCCCAGTGGCCAAACCGAAGCCACCGCCACATACCAAGTTGCGGGCGACAACGTTGCTGCATTCAATTCAACGCTCACGATCACTGCTTCGGCGGCTTCCATTGAGTCAGCAACGACGACATTGACGGTCAACAACACCGACCTTGGCAATCTGCAAATCAGCTTCAACGGCGAGTCTCTCAGTGAATCGAACGCGCTCGTCACCGCCGATTTCGAATCACTGGGACGCGGTTTATTGGTTGGTGAATACGACAACAACGCAGGAACATCCGGCCAGTTTCAAGACAACAGCTTGTCATTCCAGAACTCGTTCAGCAATGCCTTTGGCTTCGACTCGTGGTCAGGCTTCTCAATCAGCCGTGCAACGGATTCCACCACACCCGGATACTTCAACCAGTACTCCGCATTTCCGGGAATGGGTGCCGACGGGACCTCGACCTACGGGATCGCCTTTGCCAGTTCGGCCGTGCAAGTCAACCGACCTGAATCATCGGCTCCATTCTCGTCGCTCGACATTACCAACACCACCTACGCCGCGCTCTCGATGCGAGATGGTGACTCGTTTGCTAAGCAATTTGGCGGTGAAAGCGGCAATGACGAAGACTTCTTCCTGCTGACGATTGACGGGCTCGACGCCGACGGCGACTCGATTGGTCAAGTCGAGTTCTACATGGCCGACTATCGCTTTGCTGACAACAGTCTGGACTACATCATCGATCAGTGGACCAGCGTCGACGTTAGTTCCATCGGTGACGCCGTCACCCTATCGATGCAATTGTCATCGTCCGACAACGGCACCTACGGAATGAACACGCCTGGTTATTTCGCGATCGACAATGTGGCCTTAGCCCCCACCACGTCTCAACCTTCACTGACCATCACACGTGTAGATTCAGACAACACCGAGGCTCTTGAAGTAACGCTGGGCGAAGACTCCAACCAAGTCGGATTACCGACCACCGTGACGATTCAGCCCGGTCAATCCAGCGTGACGGTTCCTTTGGATTGGTCACAAGACCAGCTCGCCCGAGCAACAGAACTGATGACCGTTACTGCAATGGCAAGCGGCTTCAACGCCACCCAAAATTCAATCGACCTCGTCGACGACACCCTGGCCGCGTTGACCGTCTCGGTTTCCGACGACACGCTGGAAGAATCGACCGGCACTCAAACGATTGGCTTTGAAGACACTGGCGCGAACTTCGCCGCCGAATCATTCAACAACGGCTCTGACCAACGCGGCGGCTTCGAATCCGGCTCGCTGATGTTCCCAACTTCCTACAACCCAACGTGGGGCAATTGGAGCGGTTGGGCGGCATCCAACGTGACCGATGTCACCACCGCGGGCTATGGCAACCAGTTCGCCGCCTACGCGAATATCGATGGCGCGACCCCCGGAGGCGGAGCAGACGGATCGTCGACGTTCGCAATTGGCGGCGGCTCACCGACACTTTCGCTACCCACATCCTTGGAGGGTGCCCAGTTCGAATCGATCTCGATTACGAACACAACCTACACCGCTCTTTCAATGCTGCAGGGCGACTCCTTCGCCAAGAAATTCGGCGGCGAAACAGGCGACGATCCCGACTTCCTGCTGTTGACGATCACGGGATTCGACACGGACAACACGCAAGTCGCCACCCAGGAATTCTATCTGGCCGATTATCGCTTCGACGACAACTCGCTGGATTACATCGTTGATGACTGGACGACTGTTGATCTGTCATCCATGGCTGACGCGTCGCAACTTCAGTTTAGCTTGACGTCGTCGGATGTTGGCCAATGGGGCATGAACACGCCCGCTTTCTTCGCGATCGACAACCTCGTCGTCAATCGTGATCCCGCCGCCACACCCTCGGTCACCATTCACCGCAACACCGCTGACCTCAGTGAAGAACTGACGGTCGCGCTGGCAGTCGACGCACCTGAACTGGCGACCATTCCATCGACGGTCACCTTCCCCGCCGGCGTGGACCGCGTGCGAGTTCCAATCACGGTGATCGACGACACTCTCTACCAGCTCGACTCCCAAATCAGCGTTACCGCGACTCCCGTGGAACCATCGACGCTGCTGGCCTCAAGCGTCTCGCTAACCATCCTGAACGATGACTTGCCAAGCATCCTGGTGGAGGGATCACAAGACAACTTTGATCTCAACGAAACCGAGTCCGCTGACGTTTTCACGGTCCAGTTACAAGCCCAGCCGGAAAGTGATGTGGTGGTGACGATCACCAACGCAGCAACCGATAGCGACATTGCAACGGGCCAAATTGAGATCACAACCACGCAGCTCACCTTCACGCCTGACAACTGGGATCAACCCCAAACCGTCACCATGACCGGTCTCATCGACCTCGCCTTGGAACCAACCCAGGTCATTCCCATTGCACTGTCTTCCGATAGCGACGCCTTTTCAGATGCGATGGCTTGGGTGTCCCTTCAAGACTACCAACCCAGCGAACTCGAACTGTTTGTGGACGCGGGGATCACGAAGCTACGAGATAGCGAGACCGGAATTGTATTCGGCGAGTTCGACAACAGCGGGGACGTAACGGTCAACCTGAACGACGCCGCCCAACAACTCACACTGAATTCCCTTACCGGAAATCGTGGCCTCATCGAGATCAACGTCGGGGGTGGTGATGATACTGTGATCGCATCAACCAGCGACTTCACCCTGATCGATGGCGGCGATGGCAGCGACACTCTGGTGATCGCACCGACCGACCTCGCCGAAGACGAATCAATCAATTTGGTGGAATGGCTACGACACCGTGCCGTCCACTTTGAAACCATCGTCCTTGGCTCCGCTGACTCGACCAGCAACGACTCAACGCGTTTCGAACTGAACGCTGACGAACTGAGCGAATGGTTTGGCGACACACCGCCACAACTGGTGACGTCCGCCAACCAAGTGCTTGGTCTTTCCGGGGATTGGCAACTCGGGCTACCCACACTGGAAGACGGTCTCCTCACTGGGCACCTAACCAGCGGTGGAATCGACGTCAGCGTATCGACGCAAAATCCTTGGCAAAACTTCCTGTTGCGTGCCGATGTGGACGCCAGTGGCGAGGTCGTCGCCTTGGACGCCCTGATGGTCATCAACCGCATCAACAGCGGCGAACCTGCTGAACTTCCCACACCCCAGACTGTCGACGAAGTCTTGGGCCATTTCTATGACGTTTCCGGTGATGGCTACGTCACCCCAACGGATGCGTTGCAAGTGATCAACTATCTCTACCAACTGCAAACCGAAGGCGAGAGTCTTGCCGGTGCAGCAGCAGTAAACGGGCTGGTAGTCGGTGAAATCCAAACCGTTTCAACTGCGGCCACAACCCGCTCGCAGGCCCAGTCAGATGGCAACAACCCACGAACGGAACCCGCGGTCACTGCACAATTCGAATCGACTAAGGTTGTTGGACAAAGCGAGCAAACAAGTGAGCTCACACAGTCCACGACATTGACTATTACACCATCGGATTCCGATAGCGTGCTCGCGGAATGGGATGCACTGGAAGACGAAAGTTTCCCACAAGGTGGACTGAGCCTGTGA
- a CDS encoding DUF1289 domain-containing protein — MIRNTTGSQSVPRSPCTGVCQTDQLDICIGCLRSVSEIGRWSIASNDEKRAILAQIHQRRFAALTKQANQPALDSQST; from the coding sequence GTGATTCGAAATACCACCGGATCCCAATCGGTCCCGCGATCTCCCTGCACGGGAGTCTGTCAAACCGATCAGCTGGATATCTGCATCGGATGCCTCCGGTCGGTCAGCGAAATCGGTCGCTGGTCGATTGCATCGAATGATGAGAAACGAGCAATCCTGGCTCAGATTCATCAGCGACGATTCGCAGCGTTAACCAAACAGGCAAACCAGCCTGCGTTGGATTCGCAGTCGACCTAA
- a CDS encoding YHS domain-containing protein, which translates to MKQNFLNRRLLSLAAVLLVASVTVVASEPKTSSETKAASELDLAGVKCVVAPKDVQASKSADYKDAKVYFCCGGCAGKFAANEKKYATQANRQLVQSKQFEQTGCPMSGNKVNPETMITVDGVKVGFCCEHCQAKAESADAKAKSDMIFGTKAFKKGFQKKAKAS; encoded by the coding sequence ATGAAACAAAATTTCCTGAATCGGCGTTTGCTATCATTGGCAGCGGTATTGCTGGTGGCTTCGGTGACGGTTGTCGCCAGCGAGCCCAAGACGTCCAGCGAGACCAAGGCTGCCAGCGAGTTGGATCTAGCCGGCGTGAAGTGCGTTGTGGCACCGAAGGACGTCCAGGCCAGCAAGTCCGCCGACTACAAAGACGCGAAGGTCTATTTTTGTTGCGGTGGTTGTGCTGGCAAATTTGCCGCCAACGAAAAGAAGTACGCGACTCAAGCCAACCGCCAATTGGTTCAGTCGAAGCAGTTCGAGCAAACCGGTTGTCCGATGAGCGGCAACAAGGTGAACCCCGAGACCATGATTACCGTCGACGGCGTGAAGGTTGGTTTCTGTTGTGAGCATTGCCAAGCGAAAGCCGAATCGGCGGATGCCAAAGCGAAGTCGGACATGATTTTCGGGACGAAAGCGTTTAAGAAGGGATTTCAAAAGAAGGCTAAGGCTTCCTGA
- a CDS encoding DUF1571 domain-containing protein: MNTPRRQFLGLAAGLISGTTISRSFGEQPQWANPVHRVANAAMSIPKSQSVPMDSPGKVALRRGLQMAQDSLEVSKAEVRDYTAILVKRERIGETTGDHEYMQLKVRNRKVSGGKLIQPFSVYIGFLKPTSVKGREVIYVENRNDGKLVAHEGGFKGRFLPTVNLPVDGMLAMRGQRYPLTEIGVENMIVKLIERGEKAMRHEDVTCEFRKGAKLKDRVCTVLEVTQPTRHPDAEFYQAQVFMDDQLNMPIRYVAYDWPTTAGTPGSVIEEYSYLNLQVNVGLTDADFDPYNKTYNFYS, translated from the coding sequence ATGAATACGCCACGACGCCAATTTTTGGGACTTGCTGCTGGACTCATTTCCGGCACCACCATTTCGCGATCATTCGGTGAACAACCGCAGTGGGCAAACCCGGTTCACCGAGTTGCCAACGCTGCGATGTCGATTCCCAAGTCGCAATCCGTTCCGATGGACTCCCCGGGCAAGGTCGCGCTTCGTCGCGGCCTGCAAATGGCTCAAGACTCTCTGGAAGTCTCCAAAGCTGAAGTCCGCGACTACACCGCGATCCTGGTCAAGCGAGAACGCATCGGGGAAACAACCGGCGACCACGAATACATGCAACTGAAGGTTCGCAACCGCAAAGTATCCGGCGGCAAGCTCATACAACCCTTCAGCGTTTACATCGGCTTCTTGAAACCGACTTCGGTCAAAGGTCGCGAAGTCATCTATGTCGAGAACCGCAACGACGGCAAGTTGGTTGCTCACGAAGGCGGCTTCAAGGGACGCTTCCTGCCCACCGTGAATCTTCCCGTCGACGGCATGCTCGCGATGCGTGGACAGCGTTACCCGCTGACCGAGATCGGTGTTGAGAACATGATTGTCAAGTTGATCGAACGTGGCGAAAAAGCCATGCGCCACGAAGACGTCACCTGCGAATTCCGGAAAGGTGCGAAGCTGAAAGATCGTGTTTGCACGGTCCTAGAAGTGACCCAGCCAACGCGTCACCCAGACGCCGAGTTCTATCAAGCTCAAGTCTTCATGGACGACCAACTGAACATGCCGATCCGCTACGTCGCCTACGATTGGCCGACCACCGCAGGCACGCCTGGCAGCGTCATCGAAGAATACAGCTACCTGAATTTGCAGGTAAACGTCGGCCTGACCGATGCGGACTTTGACCCGTATAACAAGACCTACAACTTCTACTCGTAA
- a CDS encoding thioredoxin family protein, translating into MTRFASATFVLVSATLLACVSLPGCPAPAEPAAAISPAKFDQVVSQDKLVLVKFGATWCGPCRQVDAELNSLNASLPADVEVLKIDVDENPELAQQYQISSIPRLMLVRNGSIVDDKVGYMSEADLQSWIGEFRDVQ; encoded by the coding sequence ATGACACGATTCGCATCAGCTACCTTCGTTCTTGTGTCCGCAACTTTGCTTGCCTGTGTTTCCTTGCCCGGCTGCCCAGCCCCAGCAGAACCCGCCGCCGCGATTTCGCCCGCCAAGTTTGACCAAGTGGTCAGCCAAGACAAACTCGTTTTGGTCAAATTCGGGGCAACCTGGTGTGGGCCGTGCCGGCAGGTCGACGCGGAACTGAACTCGCTCAACGCGAGCCTACCCGCCGACGTCGAAGTGCTGAAAATCGACGTCGACGAAAATCCTGAGCTCGCCCAGCAGTACCAAATCAGCAGCATCCCCCGCCTAATGCTTGTTCGAAACGGTTCCATCGTTGACGACAAAGTTGGCTACATGAGCGAAGCGGACCTGCAATCCTGGATCGGCGAATTCCGCGACGTCCAGTAA